From the Perca flavescens isolate YP-PL-M2 chromosome 21, PFLA_1.0, whole genome shotgun sequence genome, one window contains:
- the LOC114547808 gene encoding kelch repeat and BTB domain-containing protein 13, with protein sequence MEVPEGLGVNPDIRAENVTLDLEDREHQTGWVRVRVEESWFTVERALLVRYSNYFSALFHSGMTECHQDELYLKGGVHARGFLIALGVCRGEVPAISDPDELVEAVECAAFLQVACLVQHLCDIIDSDNCLLLYHAASIFGVHALFHNAALFLRDAFDDLKDAAESCIPEDLLQYSQSLSPASYIALGTHSPSMELLQDSFRVVCYLDEKEGDWKHLTNLPTLCSTSMAGVAVLDNRLYIVGGVYGYGKDTVDSSFCYNPESGVWTVLPGPQQLRYDFTLLGYEGRLYAIGGEFQKRTISTAESYNVEKGEWTFIQHAPRPVLSAACAVARRRMFVCFWKPPDTTDIYEYIKVKDEWKLATTMIKPQSYGHCMVAHRDNLYVMRNGPCDDFLRCLMDSYNITTGQWTAMPGHYINSKGALFSAMIRGDSVFTVKHMLTLEYTITGDGWKPRRQMKGFPKSGSLWTCLLRLPKTGPVIPQLDADGEDEEMSLPDTSEGFVEAVPQH encoded by the coding sequence ATGGAAGTGCCTGAAGGCCTGGGAGTCAACCCGGATATTCGTGCAGAGAATGTGACCCTTGATCTGGAGGACAGAGAGCACCAGACGGGCTGGGTGAGAGTGAGGGTGGAGGAGAGCTGGTTCACTGTGGAGCGAGCCTTGCTCGTGAGATACAGCAACTACTTCTCTGCCCTCTTTCACTCTGGGATGACGGAATGTCACCAGGACGAGCTCTACCTGAAGGGAGGAGTGCATGCAAGGGGTTTCCTCATTGCCCTTGGTGTCTGCAGGGGAGAGGTCCCCGCTATCAGTGACCCAGATGAGCTTGTAGAAGCTGTAGAGTGTGCTGCATTCCTGCAGGTTGCATGTTTGGTGCAGCACCTTTGTGACATTATTGACTCAGACAACTGCCTCTTGCTTTACCATGCAGCCTCCATCTTCGGGGTGCATGCACTCTTTCACAATGCTGCTCTTTTCCTTCGTGACGCTTTTGATGATTTGAAGGATGCAGCAGAGAGTTGTATTCCTGAAGACCTTCTTCAATATTCTCAGTCATTGTCTCCTGCTTCTTATATTGCTTTAGGCACACACTCTCCTTCAATGGAACTGCTACAGGACTCCTTTAGGGTTGTTTGCTACCTTGATGAAAAAGAGGGAGATTGGAAGCATCTGACAAACCTCCCAACTCTCTGCAGCACATCCATGGCTGGAGTGGCAGTGCTTGACAATCGATTGTACATCGTGGGGGGAGTTTACGGTTACGGTAAGGACACAGTGGACAGCAGCTTCTGCTACAACCCTGAGTCAGGGGTTTGGACTGTTCTTCCAGGTCCCCAGCAACTAAGATATGACTTCACCCTGCTAGGGTATGAGGGCCGACTCTACGCCATTGGCGGCGAATTCCAAAAACGGACTATTTCCACAGCCGAGAGTTACAACGTTGAGAAAGGGGAGTggacatttatacaacatgcaCCAAGACCTGTACTATCTGCAGCATGTGCTGTTGCAAGACGACGGATGTTTGTTTGCTTCTGGAAACCACCAGACACCACAGacatatatgaatatataaaaGTGAAAGACGAGTGGAAACTTGCAACCACCATGATCAAACCTCAAAGCTATGGCCACTGCATGGTAGCCCACAGAGATAATTTATATGTGATGCGCAACGGGCCGTGTGACGACTTCCTGCGCTGTCTAATGGACAGCTACAACATCACGACAGGCCAGTGGACAGCCATGCCCGGACACTACATCAACAGCAAGGGGGCGCTGTTCTCTGCAATGATAAGGGGGGACTCTGTGTTCACTGTGAAACACATGCTAACTCTTGAATACACCATCACGGGAGATGGATGGAAGCCCCGCAGGCAGATGAAGGGGTTTCCAAAAAGTGGTTCACTGTGGACGTGTTTACTCAGGCTTCCCAAGACAGGACCCGTTATACCACAGCTGGATGCAGATGGGGAGGACGAAGAGATGTCTTTGCCAGACACATCTGAAGGATTTGTGGAAGCTGTACCGCAACATTGA